One Actinomycetospora corticicola genomic window, GTGGCGGAGCTCCTCGACGGTGTCGTCGACGCCGAGACCTGGGACCGGCGGTTCGGCTTCAGCACGTCCTTCGCCGAGACCGACGACCGGAGCCGGAGCACCTACGCGCGGGTCGAGGACGCCCGCCGCGAGGTGACCTCGTGGCACTGGGCGGTCTACCTCGTCCTCCTGCTCATGGGGCTGGCCACCCTGATCGCGATCCTGTCGGGCGTCATCGACAACGTCGTCACGTTCTGATCATTCGTCGCAGGGCGCCCACGATCGGCCCCGGACGCCGACCCGGCGGGGTGGACGCTCGGCAGCGGGACGGTCCCGGGGCCTACCCCCAGCGGGGGATCGGTGCCCTCGATCGGCAGATACGGGCCCGGGATCGCACCGCTGCGCCATGGGACTCGTTACGTCGACAACATCCCCCGGCGGGTCCGCCCCGTCTGCTCGTCCAGCTCCCCCCGCAGTGGAGGTCGTCCGTGTCCCTGTCCGCGCGCACCCGCGCTCTGACCGTCGGCGTGCTCGCCGTGGCCGCCGCCTCGCCGGCCGTCGCGCTCGCCGCCCCGGCCCCCGCCGCCGCCCCGGCCCCGGCCGCCGCTCAGCCCGCTGCCGCGCAGCCGGCCGCTGCTCAGCCGGCCGCTGCTCAGCCCGCTGCGGCCCAGCCCGCTGCGGCCCAGCCGGCCGCTGCTCAGCCCGCTGCGGCCCAGCCGGCCGCCGCGCAGCCCGCCGCCGCGCAGCCCGCTGCGGCTCAGCCCGCTGCGGCTCAGCCCGCTGCGGCTCAGCCCGCCGCCGCGCAGCCGGCCGCGGCCCAGCCAGCCGCGGCCCAGCCGGCCGCCACGCAGCCCGCCGCCGCTCAGCCCGCTGCGGCCCAGCCGGCCGCCGCTCAGCCGGCCGCGGCCCAGCCCGCCGCCGCTCAGCCCGCTGCGGCTCAGCCGGCCGCGCAGCCAGCCGCTCCGGAGTCGCCGATCATGAGCGTGTTCAGCGCGCTCACCGGCGTGCCGGCGCCCGCCCCGGCCGCGCAGCCCGCCGCCGCGCAGCCCGCGACCGCCCAGCCCGCCGCCGCGCAGCCCGCGGCCGCCCAGCAGGTGGCGCCGGCCCAGGAGGCCGGCAAGCACCGCGCCGCCGACACCACGAAGGCGGCCGAGAAGAAGGCCGACACCGGCGAGGGCAAGCACGCCAAGAAGGACGACGGCGCCAAGAAGGACGACGGCGCCAAGAAGGACGAGGCGAAGGACGGCTCGAAGGCCGCCCTCAGCGGGATGCACCTCAACCTCTGAGGCCTGCCCACGACGACGAAGCCGGCCCTCCCGCGACGGGAGGGCCGGCTTCGGTCGTGTCGGGGGTGGTGCGCTCAGCCCACCTGGTGAGCCGCCCGGTCCGCGTCGCGCGCGGCGACGTCGGCGGCCGAGCAGAACCCGCGCCCGTGCCGCTTGAGGCACAGCAGGCCGAGCAGGACCCCGGCGGCGTCCACGACGGCGAGCCGCCGCTGACCGCGGGCCGCCATCGCCCGCCGGGTGGTCTCCAGGTCGTCCCCCGGAGCGGCCACCCGCCCGGTCACCGCACCCACCGAGCGGGCCCGGGCCGCGTCGGGGACGCCCTCGAGGTCCGCCCGCTCGACGACCGCGACGAGGACGTCGCGGTCGACGAGCAGCAGCGCGTGCACGTGACCGTCGAGGAAGAACGCGCGTGCCGCGCCCACGGACACGTCGGGTCCGTGGACCTTGGGTGTCCGCAGGTGGGCCTCGGCGACGGTCCCCATGATCAGACCGGGGTGACCTCGACGCGGGTGTCGGAGAACGTCGGTGCGTTCCCCAGGTCCGCGAAGACGAACGGGTTGACGGCGTTCACCGTGGTGCCCTCCTTCGCGTTCTTGCCCCACGATCCCATGGGACAGACCACGACGCCGGGTGCGATCTCCTCGGAAATCTTCGCGAGGGCAACGAACCGGCCGCGGTCGTTGGACACCGCGACGTAGTTCCCCTCGTCGATGCCCCGGGCCTGCGCGTCGGCCGGGTGGATCGTCACCGTCTGCTCGCCCTGGACCCGCTTCTGCATCGCCTGGTCGCCCGCGCTCGAGTTGATGTACGCGTGGGACTTCGGCGAGAGCAGGTTCAGCGGATACAGCTCGCTGCGTTCGCGCGGGGCGATGTAGTGCGGCAGCGGGTCGACCGGGGTGCCCGGCTGGTGGTCGTCGGAGAGCTGCCGGAACAAGTTCACGACGAAGTTGCCCATCGCCTCCAGCGCGGAGCTCCTGAACTCCGTCTTCCCCGACGGCGTCGGGAAGTTGCCGTCGGCGTGCGGGCGGTACTCGTCGGGACCGGGGAGGTTGAGCCGGGCCCATCCGGTCTCGCGCAGCGACTCGAGGGTGATGCCCTCCATCGCGGGGGCCGACCAGTCGTAGGCCTGGGCGAGCAGTTCCTCGTCGGAGAGCTGGAAGAAGTCGTCGTCGAAGCCCATGGCCGCGGCGAGGCGGCGGAACAGCTCGGTGTTGGGCACCGACTCGCCCTCCGGCTCGATCGCCGGGATGTTCAGCGTGACGTAGAAGTGGCCCCAGCTGAACATGATGTCGTGCTGCTCGAGCTGGGTGGTCGCGGGCAGCACGATGTCGGCGTACCGCGCGGTGTCGGTCAGGAAGTGGTCGCTGACCACCGTGAAGAGGTCCTCGCGCTCCAGGCCCTTGGCGATCTTCTCCTGCTCGGGGGAGACGACCATGGGGTTCGAGTTGTAGACCATCAACGCCGTCACCGGGATGTCGAGGTCCATCTCGCCGGTCAGCGCCCGCCCCAGCAGGAACTGGTTGATCACCCGGGTGCCGGGGGTGCGGTACTCGGGGTGGATGAACGCGGGCCAGTTGACCGGGTGCGCCCACAGCGGCAGCTGCAGCAGGCCGCCGCCGACGTGCTTCCAGGCCCCGACGAGGGCGGGGAGGCAGGCGATCGAGCGGACGGTCTGTCCACCGCCGGCGTGGCGCTCGATGGCGACGCCGATGCGGATCATCGAGGGGTCGGTGGTGGCGTACTCGCGGGCGAGGGTGCGGATGTCCTCGGCCGGGATGCCGGTCTCCTCGGAGGCCCACTCCGGGGTGTACTGCGCCACGCGCTCGGAGAGCTCGTCGAACCCGAGGGTGTGCTCGCGGACGTACTCCTCGTCGTGCAGGCCCTCGGTGATGATCACGTGCATCATCGCGAGGGCGAGCGCGCCGTCGGTGCCCGGGCGGATCGGGATGTGCCAGTCGGCGCGGCGGGCGGTCTTGTGGCGCATCGGGTCGATGCAGACGACCTTCGCGCCGCGCTTCTGCGCCTCGGCGATGACCGGCCAGAGGTGCAGGTTCGTGGAGATCGTGTTCGAGGCCCAGATGATGATGTACTTCGAGTGCACGATGCTCTCGGGGTCCACGCCCGCCGTCGCGCCGACGGTGGAGGCGTAGGCGGTGCAGGCGCCGGAGTCGCAGTAGGTGCGCTCGGTGACCGTGGCGCCCATGCGGTGGAAGAAGGCGTCGCCGGCCGACAGGCCGTTGAGGATGCCCTGCGTCCCGAGGTAGCTGACCGGCATCACGGTCTCGGCCCCGTGCTCGGCGATCTTCGCCTGGAACGTCGACGCGATGGTCTCCAGCGCCTCGTCCCAGGAGATCCGCTCGAAGCGGCCGAGGCCCTTCGGTCCGACCCGCTTCATCGGGTACAGCAGGCGGTCCGGGCTGTAGGTCTTGTCGGGGTAGTTGTTGACCTTGACGCAGAGCCCGCCGCGGGTGACCGGGTGGTCGGGGTCGCCGGCGACGTTGGTCGCGCGGCCGTCCTCGACGGTCACGAGCATCGCGCAGGTGTCCGGGCAGTCGTGCGGGCAGGCGGCGCGGACCGTGGTGGTGGTCGGCGTCAGGGTCAGGTCGTCCAGAGCGGTCACGTGCACTCCTGGTGGTGGTCGGGAGGCCGGTCGATCTCCGGATGCTCGCCCCCGCTCCGGCGAGCGGGCTTGTCACTCCGTGCCAGAAGGTCGCGCGGGCACCGACCGCTACACGACGGAAACACGGCCGACCTTGCGGGAGGGTGACCGGCGCCATAGCGTCGGGCGACCACCACCGGAAGCATCCGCCCATGACACGAGCCATGCACCCCGTCGGGCCCTTCGACGAGCCCGGGAACGCGTGCGCCGCCGAGACGGCGGAGGGGCTCGGCCGGTGGAACGACCTGCTGCGGGAGCACTTCGTCGCGCTCGACGTGGACGACACGGTGGACGCCGACCGGGGGTTCGTCTCCACCGTGCGCAGCACGCTGGTCGGCCACCTCTCGGCGTCGGTGGTCAGCTCGATGCCCCAGAGCGCCCGCCGCACCTCCCGCCTGGTGCGCAGCGACCCCCGGACCTACCTTCAGGTGGGCATGGTGACGCGGGGCCGCGCGGTGCTCGAGCAGGACGGCCGGGAGGCGGTCCTGACGCCGGGTCGCTACGCCGTCTACGAGACCGACCGGCCCTTCGCGTGGCACTTCGACGGCCCCTGGACGCTCAACGTGCTGACCTGGCCCCGCGAGCTGGTGCCCCTCGGGGTCGACGTCACGCGCGCGGCCACCGCCCGCACCCTCGGCGAGGACCGGCTCGGTGTGATCGTCGGCCACGCCCTGGCGGAGACCGCGACCGCGCCGCCGGACCTGGGCGACCCCGCGGGCGGCCGCCTCGCGGGCCAGCTCGCGGCGCTGCTCGGCACGGCCGTGGGGGAGTCCCTGCGCCGCGACGAGGTGCTGTCGCCGAGCAGCGCCGAGGACCTGCGACGGCGGGTCGACGCCTACGTCACCGACCACCTCGCCGACCCCGAGCTCGGCCCCGAGGACATCGCCCGCGCCCACTTCCTCTCGGTCCGCGCCCTGCACCGGGTGTTCGCCGACAGCGACCTCTCCGTCGCGGCGCTGGTCCGCCTGCGCCGGCTCCAGCACGCCCGGCGCCGACTGCTCGACCCGCGCGACGCGGCCCTCAGCCTCACCGAGATCGCGCACGCGTGCGGCTTCGCCGACCTGGCGTCGTTCAGCCGTCGGTTCAAGCAGGAGTTCCACGAGGCGCCCGCCGCCTACCGTCGGCGCGGTGGGTTCACCATGCGGGGCTGAGCCGGGCGGTCCGGGGGAGGGGTAGCCCCGAAGAGGCAGGAACTCCCCGCCCGCGGCTGATGTGATCGACTGTGGCGTGGGTAACCATCCGGGGCGACCAACGACGGCCGACACTGCAGCGAGGACCCACCCGTGTACCCCGGAACGTTCGCGAGGACCAGCCCCGACAAGCCCGCCGTCGTCATGGCGGACACCGGGAAGTCGCTCACCTACGCCGAGCTCGAGGACCGCTCGATCCGCCTCGCCCACGTGCTGCGCGAGGCCGGCCTGCGGCCCGGCGGCCACGTCGCGCTCATCGCGACGAACAGCCCCGAGGTCTTCGTCGTCTACTGGGCCGCCGTGCGCTCCGGGCTCTACATCACCGCGGTGAACCACCACCTCTCCGTCGACGAGGCCGCCTACATCGTCGACGACTGCGGGGCGACCGCCCTGATCGTCTCCGCGGACCGGGCGGAGCTGGCCGCATCCGTCGTCGGGAGGACCCCGCAGGTCGCGGAGCGCCTGGCCTACGGCGGTGCCGTGGAGGGCTTCGAGGACTACGAGGCCGCGCTCGCGGCCGCGTCCGGCGAGGAGCCGGCCGACCAGCCGGCGGGCGTGGACATGCTCTACTCCAGCGGCACCACCGGCCGCCCCAAGGGCATCCAGCCCGCACGGCCCACCCGCGAGGTGCACGAGCCCGGCGAACCGTTCGTCTCGATCTTCGGCCCGCTGTTCGGCTTCGACGAGAGCGTCGTCTACTACTCGCCCGCGCCGACCTACCACGCCGCACCGCTGCGCTTCGGCGGGATGGTGCTCGCCACCGGCGGCACGCTGGTGATGACGCAGGGCTTCGAGGCGGAGCAGGCGCTGCGCGTCATCGCCGAGCACGGCGTCACGCACTCGCAGTGGGTCCCGACCATGTTCGTCCGGATGCTCAAGCTCGACGAGGCGGTCCGCGCGGGCTACGACTGCTCGACGGTCAGGGTCGCGATCCACGCCGCGGCGCCGTGCCCGGTCGACGTGAAGCAGTCGATGATGGACTGGTGGGGCCCGGTGCTCTGGGAGTACTTCTCCTCCACCGAGGCCAACGGGATCACGCTCATCTCGCCGCAACAGTGGCTCGACCACCCCGGCTCGGTCGGCCAGTCCGAGCTCGGCACCATCCGGATCTGCGACACCGAGGACCCGGACGCGCCGGAGCTGCCCGCCGGGCAGGTCGGCACGATCTTCTTCGAGCGCCCGCAGCGGCCCTTCGAGTACCACCACGACCCGGAGAAGACCCGCGAGGCGACGCACCCGCACCACGGGACGTGGACGACGACGGGCGACGTCGGCTACGTCGACGACGAGGGCTTCCTCTACCTGACCGACCGCAAGGCGTTCATGATCATCTCGGGCGGGGTCAACATCTACCCGCAGGAGATCGAGAACTGCCTGACGATGCACCCGGCGGTCTTCGACGTCGCGGTCATCGGCATCCCCGACCGGGAGATGGGCGAGCAGGTCAAGGCCGTGGTGCAGCTCGCGGCCGGGCACGAGGGCTCCGACGCGCTCGCGACGGAGCTGATCGAGCACGTGAAGGCGTCCATCGCCCGCTACAAGGCGCCGCGGTCGGTCGACTTCGTCGACGACCTGCCCCGCACGGCCACCGGCAAGTTGGTCAAGGGCGAACTCCGCAAGCAGTACCTCGAGGCAGGCGGAGACGAAGCGAAGCGGAGCTCGACCATGAAGGCAGGGGTGTAGCGATGGCCGTGGGCGTCCGGGAGGAAGTCCCGACGACGGGGAACGCCGGAGAGGTGATCGTGCTCGGCGCGGCACGCACCGCGCCGGAACGCGAGCTGATCGGCGAGTGGGCCGCGCAGCACCACCCGGGCGCCCCGGTCTGCCTGACCCCGCAGGACCTCGAGCGCGCGCTGGCCGACGCCACCCCGACGGCGGAGGTGGTGCCGATCCGCGTGACGTGGCTGCCGCCCACCCGCGCCGCGGAGTGGGCCGACGGCAGCGGCGCCCCGCCGAAGCGGCCGAAGGCGGTCGACCTGCTCGCCCTGATCGGTCATCGTCGGCCGCCCGCCTTCTGGCAGCGCCGGCTTGCGCGCAACGCCCCGGACCGGGTGCAGGTGGTCGAGGGGGAGCCGGCGACCGTCGCGGACCTCACCCGCCGGCACGCCGACCAGGCCGCCGAGGAGCCGCTGGAGGACTACGTCCACCGGGCGGGCGTGCTGTCCTGCGAGCGGGCCGAGCGCGCCGTGATCGGCGATCACTACACGGTGCCCCGGCTCGTGGTGGAGCAGATCGTGGCGTCCACCGCGGTGCGGGAGAAGGTGCGGGAGCTCGCCGAGAAGGAGGGCCGGGCCTTCGGCGAGGTGCTCGACGCGATGCGGGCCCGCCTCGCCGACCTCGCCGCCGTGCAGAACCCGCTCTCGATCGACGCCTTCCGGACCGCGCTCTCGCCCATGCACACGTCGGCGTGGCAGGTCGAGGTGGACGCCGAGACCGTGGAGCCGCTCCGCGCCCTCAACCGCACGGCGCCGCTGGTCTTCCTGCCCACGCACCGCTCCTACGCCGACCCGCTCGTGCTCGGCGAGGTGCTGCGCGACCACGACCTGCCGCGCAACACCGTGCTCGGCGGCAACAACATGTCGTTCTGGCCGATCGGCCCGCTCGGCAAGCGCGCGGGCGTCGTGTTCATCCGTCGCTCGAGCGGCGACGACAAGGTCTACCGGCTCGCGCTGCGCGAGTACATCGCCCACCTCGTGACGAAGCGGTTCAACCTCGAGTGGTACATCGAGGGCGGCCGGTCGCGGACGGGGAAGCTGCGGCGCCCCAGCATGGGTCTGCTCTCCTACCTCGTCGGCGCGCTCGACGACGGCCGCGTCCCGGACGTGCAGCTCGTCCCGACCTCGCTGGTCTACGACCGGCTCTACGAGCTCGACGCGATGGCCGCCGAGCAGGGCGGGGCGGACAAGTCGGCGGAGGGCCTCGGCTGGATGGCCCGCTACATCCGGGGCCAGGCCCGCAACGACGGCAACGCCCGCGTCCGGTTCGGGGAGCCGTTCTCGCTCGCCGAGGCGCTCGCGGAGGCCGGGGACGGCCCCAACCGGCTGGACAAGGTCGCGTTCGCGATCTGCGACGGCATCAACCGCGCGACCCCGGCCACGCCCACCGCCCTGGTCACGTTCGCGCTGCTCGGGACGGGTGGGCGCGCGCTCACCCACGAGCAGATCCGGGTGTCCACCGAGCCGCTGCTCGACCACCTCGACGCGCTCGGCCGCCCCGGCCCGCGCGAGGGTCTGCACGACGGCGGGCTCTCCCGCACCCTCGACCGGCTGGTCACGGGGGAGGTGGTCGAGCGCTACGACGGCGGGGACGAGCCGGTCTGGTCGATCCGCGAGGGCCGCCACCGGGTCGCAGCGTTCTACCGCAACGGCGCGATCCACCACTTCGTCGACCGGGCGATCGTCGAGATGGCCCTGTTGGCCGCCTCGCGGGCGCCCGCCGGGACCGACCCGGTCGAGGCCGCGTGGACCGACGCGCTCGCGCTGCGCGACCTGCTCAAGTTCGAGTTCTTCTTCCCGTCCAAGCGCCGGTTCTCCGACGCGATCAGCGCCGAGACCGACCTGATCGACGTCCGGTGGCGCGAACGGGTCGCGGAGGGCGACGGGGCCGCCGACCTGCTGGCCGACGCCCGATTCCTCGTCGCCCCCCGCACGTTGCGTTCCTTCGTCGACGCCCAGTGGGTGGTGGCCACGAAGCTCGCGGCCCTGGACCCCGCCCGGGAGGTCGACCGCAAGGCGTTCACCGCCGAGTGCCTCGGGCTGGGCCGCCAGATGCTGCGTCAGGGCCGGGTGGCCCGGCCCGACTCCGTCTCGACGGAGCTGTACGCCTCCGCGCTGGATCTGGCCGGCAACCGGGGCCTGCTGGAGGACTCGAGCCGGGAGGACCGCGCGGCCTTCCTCGCCGAGATCGACGAGGTGCGGGGCCGGCTCGTGGAGCTCGCCCGGCTCGAGGAACGACGGACCGAGGAGCTGCTGGCATGACCGCCGTCGTCAGGGCCGAGAGCTCCCTGGCCGCCCGCATCGACGCCGCCCCGCCCGGCGAGACGGTCACGGCGTTCGTCGCCGTCGACGGCGGCCTGCTCGCGGGCAGCCCGCTGGCCCCGTTCGCGACGCCGGACTCGCTCTGGGGCCGCTTCGTGGCCGACGTGGTGGCCGGCGTGGCCGGACCCGCCGTCGTGACCCCGGACGACGTCGTCCGCGTGGTCCGCGCGCGCCGCGGCCGGACCGTGGACGAGGTCGCCGACGAGTGCGCCGCCACCTTCCGCGGCACCACCGCCTCGTGGCTGCACCCCGAGGTGTGGCGGCTGGCCGTCCGGCACGCGGGATGGGGGCACCGCGTGGTGCTGGTGTCGGCGGCGACCCCGCTCGACGTGGCTCCGCTGGCCGAGGCGCTGGGCGCGGACGACGTGGTGGCGACGCGGCTCTCGTACGGCGGGCCCGACGGCGACGTCGTCGCGGGGCTCGGCTCCCCGGTCTGCACCGGGCCGGACGCCGCCGCGGCCGTCGTCGGCTGGGCCGACGACCACGACGTCGACCTCGGGCAGGCGTTCGTCTACGCCCCGGCCGACGACCGGGCGCTGCTCGACCTGGCCGCGCACCCCGTCGTCGTCGGGGGGCCCGACGGCGTGCACCCGGCCCTCCCGGTCGCCCCGCGCGGCGCGGTGCCGCCGGTCGAGGCGATCGGCGGCACCGTCGGCTTCTACGGCGGCTTCCTCTCGGCGACCCTGGCGGCGATGGGCTCCGGCGCCCTGCGGCTCTCCCGCCACCACGCGATCAACCTCGCGGGGTCGCTCGGCTCCGAGCTCGCCCTCGGGATCGCGGGGGTCGACGTGGAGGTCTCCGGCGCCGAGCACCTGTGGTCGCACCGCCCCGCGGTGTTCGTGTTCAACCACCAGAGCGCCCTGGACCCGATCGTCACCATGACGATGCTGCGGCACGACTTCACCGGCGTCGCCAAGGCGGAGGCGCGGTCCATGCCCCTGTTCGGGCAGCTGTTCGTGCTCGCCGACGTCGCGTTCGTCGAGCGCGGCAACACCCGCCAGGCCAAGGAGGCGCTGGAACCCGCCGTCGAGAAGATCCGCCGGGGGATGTCGCTGCTGATGGCGCCGGAGGGCACGCGGTCGCCCACCCCGCGGCCCGGGCGCTTCAAGAAGGGCGCCTTCCACATCGCGATGCAGGCCGGCGTGCCGATGGTGCCGATCGTCCTGGAGAACGCGGGCGAGCTGATGTGGCGCCACGACGCGACCGTCCGGCCGGGCACCGTGCGCGCGACCGTCCTGCCCCCGATCGACACCGCCGCCTGGAGCGTCGACACTCTCGACGACCACGTGGCGCACGTGCGGGGCCTGTTCCTGGAGACGCTCGGGTTGAGGGAGAAGCAGTGACCGAGGCGGGGTTGTCCTGGGCGGACTCCGACGAGATGTCGGCGTTCGAGACGATGATGTGGCGGGCGGAGGCCGACCCGGCGCTGCGCTCCACGATGGTGGCGGTCGCGGACCTCGACGCCACGCCGGACTGGGCACGCCTCGTCGCCGCGCACGACTGGGCGACGCGCATGGTGCCGCGGTTCCGCAAGCGCGTCGTGGAGCCGCCGCTCGGTCTCGGGGCGCCCGTCTGGTCGCCCGACCCGGACTTCGACCTGGACCGGCACGTCCGCCGCGTGTCGGTGCCCTCGGGGCAGGGGTGGGACGGCGTCCTCGCCATCGCCGAGCACCTCGCGCTGACCCCGTTCGACCGGGAGCGCCCGCCGTGGGAGGCGGTGCTCGTGGAGGGCCTGCCCGACGGCCGGGCCGCCTACCTGCTCAAGATGCACCACGCGACCACCGACGGGCTCGGTGGCGTGCAGCTGTTCAACGGACTGCTCAACCGCTCCCGCGAGACCGACCCCGGCAAGCCCCAGCCGGAGCCGCCGGTGGAGAACGGGCCCGGCCCGTGGGCCGCGCTCGGGCGCCAGGTGCGCCACGACGCGGAGTCGCTCGCGTCCGTCCCGGTCCACATGGTGCGGGCGGCCGGTGCCGCGCTGCGCGACCCGATCGCCAAGGCCCGCGAGGCGGTGGCCTTCGGGCTCTCCGCGATCCGGGTGATCGGCGACCCGGGCGCCACCCCGTCGCCGCTGCTCGCGACCCGCGGCCCGGACTGGCGGTTCGTCTCGATGGAGCTGCCCTTCGCCCCGTTCCGGGCGGCCGCGAAGGCGGGCGGGGGCACGATCAACGACGCCTACATCGCCGCCCTGCTCGGGGCGTTCCGGCTCTACCACGAGGCGCTCGGCAGCCCGACCGACACGATCCGGATGTCCATCCCGGTCTCGCTGCGCGGCGAGGGCGACGGGGCGGGCGGGAACAGGATCGCGTCCCTGCGGCTGGCCGGCCACCTCTCCGAGAAGGACCCGGCGGCCCGCATGGCGACCATCGCGGCCGACGTCGCCGCGGGGCGCGCCGAGCCCGCCGCCGACGACATCGGGCTGGTCTCCCCACTGCTCGCCCGGTTGCCCGGCAGCGTCATGGCCGCCGTCGCCGGCGGGGTGACGAAGGGCAACGACCTGCAGGCCTCCAACGTGCCCGGCATCCGCGAGGAGGTGTTCCTGGCCGGCGCGAAGGTCGAGCGGATGTTCCCCTACGCCCCGCGGCCGGGCTGCGCCGCCATGATCACGATGCTCACCCACGGCGACACCTGCTGCCTCGGGGCGAACATCGACCCCGCGGCCATCACCGACCGCGAGCTGTTCGGCCGCTGCCTCGTCGAGGGCTTCGTCGAGGTGCTCTCCCTCGGCCCGGACAACGCCCCGACGCCGGTGCTGCGCGGCTGATCCTCCCGCAGCTCCAGGCCGGGAAACCCCTCGGATCGAAGGGGGGAGCCGCCTCCCTCCCGGGGGAGGTTCGAGTGCCCTCTCGCCCCGTGACCATGAGTGACACGACGCACCGCACGGCGAGGGTGCGGACCGCGACCCCGAGCGCGGTCCGCCCGCCGGGTGCGCCCCTCACCCCACGATGCGAGGAGTGCCCGCATGGCTTTCTTCAACGACTCCGCCGAGGTCGACAAGTACATCGGTGGCGTCTTCCGCGCCGCCAACGACCACCCCGAGTCCGGCCCGAAGCTGCGGTCGTCGGGCATCTTCCTCAAGGTCTTCTACACCGACCCCGCCACCGAGATGAACATCGTGATGCACGAGCCCACGATGGAGGTGTCGCTCGGCTCCACCGACGAGAAGCCCGACATCACGCTGATGATGAAGGCCGACACCGGCGACAAGTTCTGGCGCGGCGAGTACAACCTCGCCGTCGGCCTGGCCAAGGGCGAGGTCAAGGCCAAGGGCCCGGTCAACAAGATCCTCAAGCTCGTCCCCCTCACCAAGCCGCTCTTCCCGATGTACCGGGAGCTCGTGGCCGAGAAGGACGCCTCGGCCTGACGCCGGGCGATCCCAGAGACGACGAGGAGGAGGACCCCCCGACATGGCGACCATGCGCGCCGTCCTGCTGCGCAAGGCCCACGACGTCCGCGTCGACGAGGTCGAGCGCCCCACCGTCACCGACCCCGGTGACGTGCTGCTCAAGGTCGAGAAGACCGCGATCTGCGGCACCGACCTGCACCCCTACGAGGGCCGGCTGGAGCTCGAGGAGGACGTCGTCCTCGGCCACGAGTTCCTCGGCACCGTCGTCGAGGTCGGCGCCGCGGTGACGCAGTTCGAGGAGGGGGACCGCGCGGTCGCCTCCTGCGTCGTCAGCTGCGGCGCCTGCTACAACTGCCGCCGGTCCCGGCCCGGCCAGTGCCTCGGCACCCGCATCTTCGGGCTCGGCATCGTCTTCGGGTCGCTCTCCGGCGGCCAGGCCGAGTACGTGGTCGTGCCGAACGCCGACCTCACGATGCGCAGGATCGACGACCAGGGCCGGGGCAACGACGAGGACAAGCTCTTCGTCGGCGACATCATGG contains:
- a CDS encoding CBS domain-containing protein, producing MGTVAEAHLRTPKVHGPDVSVGAARAFFLDGHVHALLLVDRDVLVAVVERADLEGVPDAARARSVGAVTGRVAAPGDDLETTRRAMAARGQRRLAVVDAAGVLLGLLCLKRHGRGFCSAADVAARDADRAAHQVG
- a CDS encoding molybdopterin-dependent oxidoreductase, whose translation is MTALDDLTLTPTTTTVRAACPHDCPDTCAMLVTVEDGRATNVAGDPDHPVTRGGLCVKVNNYPDKTYSPDRLLYPMKRVGPKGLGRFERISWDEALETIASTFQAKIAEHGAETVMPVSYLGTQGILNGLSAGDAFFHRMGATVTERTYCDSGACTAYASTVGATAGVDPESIVHSKYIIIWASNTISTNLHLWPVIAEAQKRGAKVVCIDPMRHKTARRADWHIPIRPGTDGALALAMMHVIITEGLHDEEYVREHTLGFDELSERVAQYTPEWASEETGIPAEDIRTLAREYATTDPSMIRIGVAIERHAGGGQTVRSIACLPALVGAWKHVGGGLLQLPLWAHPVNWPAFIHPEYRTPGTRVINQFLLGRALTGEMDLDIPVTALMVYNSNPMVVSPEQEKIAKGLEREDLFTVVSDHFLTDTARYADIVLPATTQLEQHDIMFSWGHFYVTLNIPAIEPEGESVPNTELFRRLAAAMGFDDDFFQLSDEELLAQAYDWSAPAMEGITLESLRETGWARLNLPGPDEYRPHADGNFPTPSGKTEFRSSALEAMGNFVVNLFRQLSDDHQPGTPVDPLPHYIAPRERSELYPLNLLSPKSHAYINSSAGDQAMQKRVQGEQTVTIHPADAQARGIDEGNYVAVSNDRGRFVALAKISEEIAPGVVVCPMGSWGKNAKEGTTVNAVNPFVFADLGNAPTFSDTRVEVTPV
- a CDS encoding AMP-binding protein, with product MYPGTFARTSPDKPAVVMADTGKSLTYAELEDRSIRLAHVLREAGLRPGGHVALIATNSPEVFVVYWAAVRSGLYITAVNHHLSVDEAAYIVDDCGATALIVSADRAELAASVVGRTPQVAERLAYGGAVEGFEDYEAALAAASGEEPADQPAGVDMLYSSGTTGRPKGIQPARPTREVHEPGEPFVSIFGPLFGFDESVVYYSPAPTYHAAPLRFGGMVLATGGTLVMTQGFEAEQALRVIAEHGVTHSQWVPTMFVRMLKLDEAVRAGYDCSTVRVAIHAAAPCPVDVKQSMMDWWGPVLWEYFSSTEANGITLISPQQWLDHPGSVGQSELGTIRICDTEDPDAPELPAGQVGTIFFERPQRPFEYHHDPEKTREATHPHHGTWTTTGDVGYVDDEGFLYLTDRKAFMIISGGVNIYPQEIENCLTMHPAVFDVAVIGIPDREMGEQVKAVVQLAAGHEGSDALATELIEHVKASIARYKAPRSVDFVDDLPRTATGKLVKGELRKQYLEAGGDEAKRSSTMKAGV
- a CDS encoding helix-turn-helix domain-containing protein, whose product is MTRAMHPVGPFDEPGNACAAETAEGLGRWNDLLREHFVALDVDDTVDADRGFVSTVRSTLVGHLSASVVSSMPQSARRTSRLVRSDPRTYLQVGMVTRGRAVLEQDGREAVLTPGRYAVYETDRPFAWHFDGPWTLNVLTWPRELVPLGVDVTRAATARTLGEDRLGVIVGHALAETATAPPDLGDPAGGRLAGQLAALLGTAVGESLRRDEVLSPSSAEDLRRRVDAYVTDHLADPELGPEDIARAHFLSVRALHRVFADSDLSVAALVRLRRLQHARRRLLDPRDAALSLTEIAHACGFADLASFSRRFKQEFHEAPAAYRRRGGFTMRG
- a CDS encoding glycerol-3-phosphate 1-O-acyltransferase, coding for MAVGVREEVPTTGNAGEVIVLGAARTAPERELIGEWAAQHHPGAPVCLTPQDLERALADATPTAEVVPIRVTWLPPTRAAEWADGSGAPPKRPKAVDLLALIGHRRPPAFWQRRLARNAPDRVQVVEGEPATVADLTRRHADQAAEEPLEDYVHRAGVLSCERAERAVIGDHYTVPRLVVEQIVASTAVREKVRELAEKEGRAFGEVLDAMRARLADLAAVQNPLSIDAFRTALSPMHTSAWQVEVDAETVEPLRALNRTAPLVFLPTHRSYADPLVLGEVLRDHDLPRNTVLGGNNMSFWPIGPLGKRAGVVFIRRSSGDDKVYRLALREYIAHLVTKRFNLEWYIEGGRSRTGKLRRPSMGLLSYLVGALDDGRVPDVQLVPTSLVYDRLYELDAMAAEQGGADKSAEGLGWMARYIRGQARNDGNARVRFGEPFSLAEALAEAGDGPNRLDKVAFAICDGINRATPATPTALVTFALLGTGGRALTHEQIRVSTEPLLDHLDALGRPGPREGLHDGGLSRTLDRLVTGEVVERYDGGDEPVWSIREGRHRVAAFYRNGAIHHFVDRAIVEMALLAASRAPAGTDPVEAAWTDALALRDLLKFEFFFPSKRRFSDAISAETDLIDVRWRERVAEGDGAADLLADARFLVAPRTLRSFVDAQWVVATKLAALDPAREVDRKAFTAECLGLGRQMLRQGRVARPDSVSTELYASALDLAGNRGLLEDSSREDRAAFLAEIDEVRGRLVELARLEERRTEELLA